In Acidisarcina polymorpha, the DNA window GCGATTGCACGTGCAGACAGGGGCGGCATCCGATCGCCTGGAGACTTGAGCAAGAGCAGGAAGCGCTTCCCCAGGAGCGTCTTCCACCATGGAGATTCGAGAATGCAACACCAGGCATTTCAACCTCACCCCGAAATCGCTCAGCGCTTTGAAGATTTACACCCTCCGTTTGCGCGCCAGGCCGCAACGATCGAAGCAAATCGATGCCTCAATTGCTTCGACGCACCATGCACGGCCGCTTGCCCGACCCACATCGATGTACCGCGCTTCATCAAGAAAATTTCTTCGGACAACGTTCACGGTTCGGCGACCACGATCCTTGAGGCAAATATTCTCGGAGCGAGCTGTGCCCGCGTCTGCCCGGTCGATGTGCTGTGCGAAGGAGCTTGCGTGATGCATCGCCTCAATGAAGAGCCAATTCAGATAGGCCGCCTGCAGCGTCATGCGATGGACTACTTCTACAAGAGCGGCAGAAAGCTTTCGCTGAAGGTCTCTGAGCTGCGCCCGGAGAAGATTGCTTGCATCGGCGCCGGTCCGGCATCGCTCGCCTGCGCGGCGGAGTTACAGCAACACGGTTTTCAAGTCACCGTCTTCGATCGGAAGCCGCTTGCGGGGGGGCTGAATACCTACGGAGTTGCCGAGTACAAACTTCGTAGTGTGGACAGTCTTCGCGAAGTGGAGTTGGTTCGTTCGCTCGGAGTGAACTTTGAAGTAAAGGATTTCACCAGCCAGGCGGATCTCGAGCAGTTGGAAGCGGACTTCAAAATCATCTTCCTCGGCGTTGGTCTGGGGCCGATGCGCAAGCTCAATATCCCGGGAGAAAACCACCCGAAGGTCGTTGATGCGTTGGAATTCATCTCCAGTTACAAGACCGGTGGCCGGATCTCGGTAGGGAGCAAAGTTGTCGTGATCGGCGCGGGCAACACTGCCATTGACGCTGCCAATGCAGCCAAACGGCTAGGCGCAGAAGAGGTCCACGTCCTATATCGCCGCGAAGAGCGCGACATCTCTGCGTTCAGCTTCGAGTACGAGAATGCCAAGCGGGCGGGCATCCAGTTTCATTGGAATACGATCCCGGTTGCAGTCCACCATGACGACATGAGCCTCGCCAGCATTGAATGCGCGCAGGTGTGGCCGAGCGACAAGGACGAGTTTCGTAAGATACCCAGTTCAAGCTTTCACCTGGAGTGTCATCTCCTGATTCCCGCGATTGGCCAGGCGGGACTGCTTGAATTTTTGAGCAAGTGCCGTGGGGTTGAACTCGCACAGGAGCGGGTGGTGGTTGAGCGCGCCACCGGGCAGACTGCGAATCCGAGGTACTTCGCTGGAGGAGACTGCGTCAACGGAGGGCGAGAGGTTGTCGATGCAGTAGCTGACGGCAAACGCGCCGCCATCGGGATTGCCAACGTCTTGCAACATGAGGCTGCTTATGCCTGACACGCGGAAATTCAACAGTGTTCCCAACATTGCCGCCCCCAATATCGCCGCCAATGTTGCGGGGATTCAGTCGCCTAACCCGTTTTGGCTAGCCTCAGCACCCCCGACCAACTGCGGGGAACAGATCATGCGCGCCTTCGATGCGGGATGGGGCGGGGCGGTTTGGAAGACCATCGGCGAGCCCATCGTTAACGTGTCTTCGCGCTATTCCTCGATCGACTGGAATGGCCAACGCATGATGGGCCTGAACAACATAGAGCTGATCTCGGATCGACCGATCGAGGTCAACCTTCGCGAGATTGCACAAGTCAAAAAGCTTTATCCGAAAAATGCCGTGATTGCCTCGCTGATGGTCGAGTCGACGCGCGAGGCTTGGCACGCCATCGTCAAACAGAGTGAAGACGCGGGTGCGGACGGGCTTGAATTGAATTTCGGTTGTCCTCACGGGATGAGCGAACGCGGCATGGGAAGCGCGGTAGGGCAGGTGCCTGAGTACGCCGAGATGATCACGTCCTGGGTGAAGGAGGTCGCCAGCACGCCGGTGCTGGTCAAGCTAACTCCTAACATCACCGACATCCGGGCCGTCGCCCGGGCTGCGAAGCGGGGCGGGGCAGACGGCCTTTCCGCAATCAACACGATCAATTCGATCACCGGCATTGATCTCGACACCTTTGTTCCGCGGCCGAATGTCGATGGCGCAAGCTCTCATGGAGGCTACTGCGGACCCGCAGTCAAGCCGATCGCGTTGAACTTGGTGCAGCAAGTGATGAGCGATCCTGCCTCCATGCTGCCACTCTCAGGAATCGGAGGCATCGGCACTTGGAGGGATGCGGCGGAATTTCTTCTGCTCGGTTGCTCCTCAGTTCAGGTCTGTACCGCAGCGATGCATTTCGGCTACCGCATCGTCGAAGACATGATCGACGGCCTGCAAAACTGGATGAGCGAAAAGGGTTTCGCGACGATCGAAGATTTTCGCGGTCTGAGCCTTCCCCGGGTGAACGAATGGAAGCACCTAAATCTCAATTACAAGATTGTTGCTCACATCCACGAAGACAAATGTATCGGATGTGACCTCTGTTATACCGCGTGTTGGGATGGGGCCCATCAGTGCATTCATCTGGACCGTGTGAGCGGTCCGGTCGATGGCCATGTCGAGGTCCACAGCAAACCGCCAGACGTTGTCGCCCGCAGCCGTGCGGAGATCACGGTGACCCCGATTCCGAAACTCGATCATCTAGATAGGTCGCAGCGCCTTCCCAATGCAACCCCTTTGGCAAGAATTCCCCGCGTGGATGAGACGGAATGCGTCGGTTGCAATTTGTGCTCTCTCGTTTGTCCCGTAGAGGAGTGCATCACGATGGAGCGCATCGATCTCGGGCTGCCGCCGCAAAGTTGGGAGCAGCGTACCGCAAGTCAAGCCACTGCTGCGGTTACAAATGTAGGAGCCGACTGATGCCGGTGGGAACACTCATCCAGAACGGTACGCTCGTCACTGCCGAGAAGACCTTTGCCGCCGACGTGCTCATCGAAGGCCGCACGATCAAGGAAGTTCGTGCCGGGATCGAACTAGTCAACGGCCACGAGGTCATCGACGCCCAAGGTATGCTCTTGCTGCCCGGAGGAATCGACGTGCACACGCATCTCGATATGCCGTTCGGAGGCACGACGTCGAGCGACGACTTTCTCACCGGTACTCGGGCCGCTGCGATTGGCGGCACGACAACCATCGTCGACTTTGCCATTCAGGCGAAGGGCACCAAGATGCGCGGCGCGCTCGATATCTGGCTAGGAAAGGCGGCGGAGAAAGCATGCATCGACTACGGCCTGCACATGATCGTCACCGACCTGGCCGGCGCAGGCCTTGAAGACATGGACGAGCTCGTGCGCGAGGGCGTAGCCAGCTTCAAGCTCTTTATGGCGTATCCAAATGTGCTGATGGTCGATGACGGCACCATCTTCCGGGCCTTGCAGCAGACGGCGAAGAACGGCGCGCTCATCTGCAT includes these proteins:
- the preA gene encoding NAD-dependent dihydropyrimidine dehydrogenase subunit PreA, producing the protein MPDTRKFNSVPNIAAPNIAANVAGIQSPNPFWLASAPPTNCGEQIMRAFDAGWGGAVWKTIGEPIVNVSSRYSSIDWNGQRMMGLNNIELISDRPIEVNLREIAQVKKLYPKNAVIASLMVESTREAWHAIVKQSEDAGADGLELNFGCPHGMSERGMGSAVGQVPEYAEMITSWVKEVASTPVLVKLTPNITDIRAVARAAKRGGADGLSAINTINSITGIDLDTFVPRPNVDGASSHGGYCGPAVKPIALNLVQQVMSDPASMLPLSGIGGIGTWRDAAEFLLLGCSSVQVCTAAMHFGYRIVEDMIDGLQNWMSEKGFATIEDFRGLSLPRVNEWKHLNLNYKIVAHIHEDKCIGCDLCYTACWDGAHQCIHLDRVSGPVDGHVEVHSKPPDVVARSRAEITVTPIPKLDHLDRSQRLPNATPLARIPRVDETECVGCNLCSLVCPVEECITMERIDLGLPPQSWEQRTASQATAAVTNVGAD
- a CDS encoding NAD(P)-dependent oxidoreductase, which gives rise to MQHQAFQPHPEIAQRFEDLHPPFARQAATIEANRCLNCFDAPCTAACPTHIDVPRFIKKISSDNVHGSATTILEANILGASCARVCPVDVLCEGACVMHRLNEEPIQIGRLQRHAMDYFYKSGRKLSLKVSELRPEKIACIGAGPASLACAAELQQHGFQVTVFDRKPLAGGLNTYGVAEYKLRSVDSLREVELVRSLGVNFEVKDFTSQADLEQLEADFKIIFLGVGLGPMRKLNIPGENHPKVVDALEFISSYKTGGRISVGSKVVVIGAGNTAIDAANAAKRLGAEEVHVLYRREERDISAFSFEYENAKRAGIQFHWNTIPVAVHHDDMSLASIECAQVWPSDKDEFRKIPSSSFHLECHLLIPAIGQAGLLEFLSKCRGVELAQERVVVERATGQTANPRYFAGGDCVNGGREVVDAVADGKRAAIGIANVLQHEAAYA